CCCGCGCGGTTCCGAAGGGGTCGGGTTGCGGCGCGAACCGCAAGTCGAGGGCGGAAAGAGATGGCGGCTCATGTGCCGCGCTGGCGGGTCTTATGGCCGGAGATCCGCTTTCAGCGCAGCGCGCATCGGGAAGAACAGATGGCTCTGTCGTTCACTGGTAAGAAGCGTATTCGTAAGTCCTTCGGCAAGATCGCCGAAGCGGGCGCCATGCCCAATCTGATCGAGGTGCAAAAGAGCTCCTACGATCAATTCCTGCAGAAGGAAGAGCGTTCCTACGAACGCATTGATGAAGGTCTGCAGGCGGTTTTCAAGTCCGTGTTCCCAATTCGCGATTTTTCCGATCGCGCCGTGCTCGAGTATGTCTCGTACGAGTTCGAGGAACCGAAGTTCGACGTGGAAGAATGCCAGCAGCGCGACATGACCTACGCCGCGCCGCTGAAGGTGAAATTGCGCCTGATCGTCTTTGAGACGGACGAAGAAACCGGCGCGAAGTCCGTGAAGGACATCAAAGAACAAGACGTCTATCTCGGCGACATCCCGCTGATGACGGACAAAGGCACGTTCGTCGTGAACGGCACCGAGCGCGTGATCGTGTCTCAGATGCACCGTTCGCCGGGCGTGTTCTTCGACCACGACAAGGGCAAGACGCATGCTTCGGGCAAGCTCTTGTTCGCCGCCCGCGTCATCCCGTATCGCGGCTCCTGGCTCGACTTCGAGTTCGACGCCAAGGACATCATGTTCGTGCGCATCGACCGCAAGCGGAAGCTGCCGGCGACGACGTTGCTCTACGCGCTTGGTCTCTCCAGCGAGCAGATCCTGGCGACGTTCTACGAAAGCTCGATCTACAAGCGCACGCGCGAAGGTTGGACGACGAAGTACCGTGCCGAACGCTGGCGCGGTGTGAAGCCGAACTATGACCTGGTCGACGCCAAGACCGGCAAGGTCGTGGCCGAAGCTGGCAAGAAGATTTCAGCGCGCATCGCCAACAAGCTGGTGGAAGACGGCGTCGTTGATATCCGCGTGCCGAGCGAAGATCTTTACGAGCGCTACATCGCCGAAGACGTGGTCAACCCGGAAACCGGCGAGATTTACGTCGAAGCCGGCGAAGCATTGGCGGAAAGCGTGATCGCGGGCCTGATCGAAGCTGGCATTGAAGAACTGCCGATCCTCGACATCGACCCGGCCACCAACGGCCCCTACATCCGCAACACGCTGACCCTCGACAAGAACGAGACGCGTGAGCAGGCTTTGTTCGACATCTACCGCGTCATGCGTCCAGGCGAACCGCCGACGTTGGATACGGCGGAAGTGCTATTCAACGGCCTCTTCTCGGACGGCGAGCGCTATGATCTTTCCGCGGTTGGCCGCGTGAAGATGAACATGCGCCTCGGCCTCGATACCGACGATTCCATCCGCATCCTGCGCATGGAAGACGTGATCGAAGTCCTGCGTACGCTCACCGAGCTGCGTGATGGCCGCGGTGAAATCGACGACATCGACAATCTCGGCAACCGCCGTGTGCGTTCGGTCGGCGAGCTGATGGAAAATCAGTATCGCGTCGGCTTGCTGCGCATGGAGCGCGCGATCAAGGAACGGATGAGCTCGGTCGATATCGAGACCGTGATGCCGCACGACCTGATCAACGCGAAGCCGGCCGCGGCTGCTGTGCGTGAATTCTTCGGCTCATCGCAGCTGTCGCAATTCATGGACCAAACCAACCCGCTGTCGGAGATCACCCACAAGCGGCGCCTCTCGGCGCTTGGCCCGGGTGGTCTGACGCGTGAGCGAGCGGGCTTCGAAGTCCGCGACGTGCACCCGACGCACTATGGCCGTATCTGCCCGATCGAAACGCCGGAAGGCCCGAACATCGGTCTGATCAACTCGCTGGCAACGCATGCGCGCGTCAACAAGTACGGCTTCATCGAAAGCCCGTATCGCAAGGTGTTGAACGGACGGCCGCAAGAGGAGGTCGTCTATCTCTCCGCCATGGAAGAGGCTAAGCACAAGATCGCGCAGGCCAACGCCGTCATTGACGCGAAGGGCATGCTGGTCGACGATTTCGTGCAAGCGCGCGAAAGCGGCGACGCGATGCTGATCCCGCGCGAAGAAATCGACCTCATGGACGTGTCGCCGAAGCAGGTTGTCTCGGTCGCTGCGGCGCTGATCCCGTTCCTGGAGAACGACGACGCCAACCGCGCGCTCATGGGCTCGAACATGCAACGTCAAGCGGTGCCTCTGCTGCGCGCAGACGCGCCGATCGTCGGCACGGGCATGGAAGGCACGGTCGCGCGCGACTCTGGCGCGGCCATCACCGCCCGCCGCGCCGGCATCGTCGAGCAAGTGGACAGCCAACGTATCGTCGTGCGCGCGACTGAAGAGCGCGACCCGACGAAGCCGGGCGTCGACATCTTCCGTCTGCTCAAATTCCAACGTTCGAACCAGAACACCTGCATCACGCAGCGTCCCATCGTGAAGGTTGGCGATTTGGTCCGCGAAGGCGACATCATCGCCGACGGCCCATCGACCGAGCTTGGCGAACTGGCGCTCGGCCGCAACGTGCTCGTCGCGTTCATGCCGTGGAATGGCTACAACTTCGAGGACTCGATCCTGATCAGCGAACGCATCGTCAAAGACGACGTGTTCACCTCGATCCACATCGAAGAATTCGAAGTCGCCGCCCGCGACACGAAGCTTGGGCCGGAAGAAATCACCCGCGACATCCCGAACGTCGGCGAGGAAGCGCTGCGCAACCTCGACGAAGCCGGCATCGTGGCGATCGGCGCAGAACTTGAGCCGGGCGATATTCTCGTCGGCAAGGTGACGCCGAAGGGCGAAAGCCCGATGACGCCGGAAGAAAAACTTCTGCGCGCCATCTTCGGTGAAAAGGCCTCGGACGTCCGCGATACGTCGCTGCGTTTGCCGCCGGGTGTGAATGGCACCGTCGTCGAAGTGCGCGTGTTCAACCGCCACGGCGTCGAGAAGGATCAGCGCGCGATGCAAATCGAGCGCGAGGAAATCGAGAGCCTAGCGAAGGACCGCGACGACGAACTCGCGATTCTGGAGCGCAACATCTTCGGCCGCCTCGATCAGATCCTGCTCGGCAAGACGGCGGTGACGGGTCCCAAGGGCTTTAAGAAGGGCGAGATCACGCGCGACGCGCTCGATCAGCACTCCAAGGGCCAATGGTGGCAGTTCGGCATCGAAGACGAAGCCGGCATGACCGAGATCGAAGCGCTGAAGAAGCAATATGACGACGCCAAGAAGCGTCTCGATGCGCGCTTCGCCGACAAGGTTGACAAGCTCCAGCGTGGCGACGAACTGCCGCCGGGCGTGATGAAGGTCGTCAAAGTGTTCGTCGCGGTGAAGCGCAAGCTGCAGCCGGGCGACAAGATGGCCGGCCGCCACGGCAACAAGGGCGTGATCTCCAAGATCGTGCCGGTGGAAGACATGCCGTTCCTCGATGACGGCACTCATGTCGACATCGTGCTCAATCCGCTGGGCGTGCCCTCGCGCATGAACGTCGGCCAAATTCTTGAGACGCACTTGGGCTGGGCCTGCGCCAATATCGGCAAGCAGATCCGCGCCACGCTCGACGCGTTCGAGCGCGACGGTGACCGCAAGCCGCTCGATAAGAAGCTGCGCGAGGTCTATGGCGCGGATCAAGAGCTGCCAAAGTCTGACGCCGAGCTGCGTGAGCTTGCGCACAACATCGAAAAGGGCGTGCCGGTGGCGACGCCCGTGTTCGATGGCGCCAAGGATAGCGATATCCGCGATCTCTTGCGCGCCGCGGGCATGTCCGAGACGGGGCAGGTGCAATTGCGCGACGGTCTGACCGGCGAGCAATTCAAGCGCCAAGTCACGGTCGGCTACATCTACATGCTGAAGCTCCACCACTTGGTGGACGACAAGATCCACGCACGCTCGATCGGCCCGTACTCGCTGGTCACCCAACAACCGTTGGGCGGAAAGGCGCAGTTCGGCGGCCAACGCTTCGGCGAAATGGAAGTGTGGGCGCTCGAAGCCTACGGCGCAGCGTACACGCTTCAGGAAATGCTGACGGTGAAGTCCGACGACGTCGCCGGCCGCACGAAGGTCTACGAGGCCATCACGCGCGGTCACGACACATTCGAAGCGGGCATCCCGGAAAGCTTCAACGTGCTTGTGAAGGAAATGCGTTCGCTGGGCCTGAACGTCGAACTCGTCGACGGCGGCAAAGTGAAGGCGGCCGAATAAAGCGAACCCGGGCGCGCCGTCGGCGCGTCCGGGCCGCTAGTGAAAGTTTGCCCCTGGGTGTTGAGCGCGCAGCCCGCGCCCGCACCGACGGAAGGTGAGAAGCATGAACGCCATGAACCAAGACCTGATCAACGCAACCTTCAACGCCAACCAACCCCCGGCGCCGGTGTTCGATCAGATCAAAATCTCGATCGCCAGCCCCGAGCAGATCAAGTCGTGGAGCTTCGGCGAGATCAAGAAGCCGGAGACGATCAACTATCGTACGTTCAAGCCTGAACGCGACGGTCTGTTCTGCGCGCGTATCTTTGGCCCGATCAAAGATTACGAGTGCTTGTGCGGCAAGTACAAGCGGATGAAGTACAAGGACATCATTTGCGAAAAGTGCGGTGTGCAAGTGACGCTGCAGCGCGTGCGCCGTGAGCGCATGGGCCACATCGAACTGGCCGCGCCGGTTGCGCACATCTGGTTCCTGAAGTCGCTGCCAAGCCGCATCGGCCTCATGCTCGATATGCCGTTGAAGGACATCGAGCGCGTGCTCTATTTCGAGCAATACATCGTGCTCGAGCCGGGCATCACGACGCTGGAAGCCCAGCAACTGCTGACCGAAGAAGACTATATCCGCGCGCAAGAAGAGTTCGGCGAAGACAGCTTCACCGCCATGATCGGCGCCGAAGCGATCCGCGAATTGCTGATGGCGCTCGACCTCGAGAAGGAAGCCGAGCAGCTCCGCAAGGAAATCGCGGAATCGACGTCGGAGCTGAAGCCGAAGAAGCTGGCGAAGCGTTTGAAGCTGGTCGAGGCGTTCATCCGTTCGGGCAATAAGCCGGAATGGATGATCCTGACGATGGTGCCGGTGATCCCGCCGGAATTGCGTCCGCTGGTGCCGCTCGATGGCGGCCGTTTCGCCACGTCGGATTTGAACGATCTCTATCGCCGCGTCATCAACCGCAACAACCGCTTGAAGCGGCTGATGGAGCTCCGCGCGCCGGACATCATCATTCGCAACGAAAAGCGGATGTTGCAGGAAGCTGTCGACGCGCTGTTCGACAACGGCCGCCGCGGTCGTGTCATCACCGGCGCCAACAAGCGCCCGCTGAAGTCGCTCGCCGACATGCTGAAGGGCAAGCAAGGCCGCTTCCGTCAGAATTTGCTCGGCAAGCGCGTCGATTATTCGGGCCGTTCGGTCATCGTCGTCGGTCCCGATCTGAAGCTGCACCAGTGCGGCTTGCCGAAGAAGATGGCGCTCGAGCTGTTCAAGCCGTTTATTTACGCGCGCCTCGATGTGAAAGGCCTTTCCGGCACCGTGAAGCAATCACGGCGCATGGTTGAAAAGGAGCGTCCGGAAGTTTGGG
This window of the alpha proteobacterium U9-1i genome carries:
- a CDS encoding DNA-directed RNA polymerase beta subunit, which produces MAAHVPRWRVLWPEIRFQRSAHREEQMALSFTGKKRIRKSFGKIAEAGAMPNLIEVQKSSYDQFLQKEERSYERIDEGLQAVFKSVFPIRDFSDRAVLEYVSYEFEEPKFDVEECQQRDMTYAAPLKVKLRLIVFETDEETGAKSVKDIKEQDVYLGDIPLMTDKGTFVVNGTERVIVSQMHRSPGVFFDHDKGKTHASGKLLFAARVIPYRGSWLDFEFDAKDIMFVRIDRKRKLPATTLLYALGLSSEQILATFYESSIYKRTREGWTTKYRAERWRGVKPNYDLVDAKTGKVVAEAGKKISARIANKLVEDGVVDIRVPSEDLYERYIAEDVVNPETGEIYVEAGEALAESVIAGLIEAGIEELPILDIDPATNGPYIRNTLTLDKNETREQALFDIYRVMRPGEPPTLDTAEVLFNGLFSDGERYDLSAVGRVKMNMRLGLDTDDSIRILRMEDVIEVLRTLTELRDGRGEIDDIDNLGNRRVRSVGELMENQYRVGLLRMERAIKERMSSVDIETVMPHDLINAKPAAAAVREFFGSSQLSQFMDQTNPLSEITHKRRLSALGPGGLTRERAGFEVRDVHPTHYGRICPIETPEGPNIGLINSLATHARVNKYGFIESPYRKVLNGRPQEEVVYLSAMEEAKHKIAQANAVIDAKGMLVDDFVQARESGDAMLIPREEIDLMDVSPKQVVSVAAALIPFLENDDANRALMGSNMQRQAVPLLRADAPIVGTGMEGTVARDSGAAITARRAGIVEQVDSQRIVVRATEERDPTKPGVDIFRLLKFQRSNQNTCITQRPIVKVGDLVREGDIIADGPSTELGELALGRNVLVAFMPWNGYNFEDSILISERIVKDDVFTSIHIEEFEVAARDTKLGPEEITRDIPNVGEEALRNLDEAGIVAIGAELEPGDILVGKVTPKGESPMTPEEKLLRAIFGEKASDVRDTSLRLPPGVNGTVVEVRVFNRHGVEKDQRAMQIEREEIESLAKDRDDELAILERNIFGRLDQILLGKTAVTGPKGFKKGEITRDALDQHSKGQWWQFGIEDEAGMTEIEALKKQYDDAKKRLDARFADKVDKLQRGDELPPGVMKVVKVFVAVKRKLQPGDKMAGRHGNKGVISKIVPVEDMPFLDDGTHVDIVLNPLGVPSRMNVGQILETHLGWACANIGKQIRATLDAFERDGDRKPLDKKLREVYGADQELPKSDAELRELAHNIEKGVPVATPVFDGAKDSDIRDLLRAAGMSETGQVQLRDGLTGEQFKRQVTVGYIYMLKLHHLVDDKIHARSIGPYSLVTQQPLGGKAQFGGQRFGEMEVWALEAYGAAYTLQEMLTVKSDDVAGRTKVYEAITRGHDTFEAGIPESFNVLVKEMRSLGLNVELVDGGKVKAAE